The following are encoded together in the Equus quagga isolate Etosha38 chromosome 15, UCLA_HA_Equagga_1.0, whole genome shotgun sequence genome:
- the TRMT2A gene encoding tRNA (uracil-5-)-methyltransferase homolog A isoform X1 produces the protein MSDKLDNEGPGPTEGCGQDSGSAPGSPAAAAPQEKEEEEGAGAAAEPGAQPGLYGYIRDGLFTSEIFKLELQNVPRHASFSDVRRFLGRFGLQPHKTKLFGQPPCAFVTFRSAAERDKALRVLHGALWKGRPLSVRLARPKADPMARKRRLESEGEPPATCVADVVTPLWAVPYAEQLERKRLECEQVLQKLAKEIGSTNRALLPWLFSQRHKHNKACCPLEGVRPSPQQALWGNQASRSPPSLPHCGVPSANECLTARIRSAYLCLPLPSLQTEYRNKCEFLIGVGVDGEDNTVGCRLGKYKGGTCAVAAPFDTVHIPEATKRVVKAFQEFIRSTPYSAYDPETYSGHWKQLTVRTSRRGQAMAIAYFHPQKLSPEELAGLKASLAHHFMAGPGKASGVTCLYFVEEGQRKTPSQEGLPLEHVAGDRCIHEDLLGLTFRISPHAFFQVNTPAAEVLYTVIQDWAQLDTGSTVLDVCCGTGTIGLALARKVKRVVGIELCQEAVEDARVNARDNELSNVEFHCGRAEDLVPTLVSRLASQQLVAVLDPPRAGLHSKVILAVRRAENLKRLLYVSCNPRAAMSNFVDLCRAPSNRVKGTPFRPVKAVAVDLFPQTSHCEMLILFERVEQSNGSGAPEPQDSTAQPPPGPPDDTLQGSGVSPSP, from the exons GATCTTCAAGCTGGAGCTGCAGAACGTGCCCCGCCACGCCAGCTTCAGCGATGTCCGGCGCTTCCTGGGCCGCTTTGGCCTCCAGCCCCATAAGACCAAACTCTTCGGGCAGCCTCCTTGCGCCTTTGTGACATTCCGCAGCGCAGCTGAGCGGGACAAGGCCCTGCGTGTGCTGCATGGTGCCCTTTGGAAAGGCCGGCCGCTCAGCGTGCGCCTGGCCAGGCCCaaggctgaccccatggccaggAAGAGGCGGCTTGAGAGTGAGGGGGAGCCACCCGCCACTTGTGTCGCTGATGTAGTGACCCCTCTTTGGGCCGTGCCCTACGCAGAACAGCTTGAGCGGAAGCGGCTAGAGTGCGAGCAGGTGCTGCAGAAGCTGGCCAA GGAAATTGGGAGCACCAACCGCGCCCTGCTGCCCTGGCTGTTCTCGCAGAGGCACAAGCACAACAAGGCCTGCTGCCCGCTGGAGGGGGTCAGGCCGTCGCCCCAGCAG GCCCTGTGGGGCAACCAGGCCTCTCGGTCACCGCCATCTCTCCCTCACTGTGGGGTTCCCTCCGCGAACGAGTGCTTGACGGCCAGGATAAGGTCAGCATATCTCTGCCTTCCTTTGCCCTCCCTGCAGACTGAGTATCGTAATAAGTGTGAATTTCTGATCGGCGTCGGGGTGGATGGGGAGGACAACACAGTTGGCTGCCGCCTCGGCAAGTACAAGGGTGGGACGTGTGCTGTAGCCGCCCCCTTTGACACGGTGCACATCCCCGAGGCCACCAAGCGGGTGGTGAAGGCCTTCCAGGAGTTCATCCG GTCCACTCCATACTCGGCATACGACCCAGAGACATACTCGGGCCACTGGAAGCAGCTGACTGTGCGCACCAGCCGCCGTGGCCAGGCCATGGCCATTGCCTACTTCCACCCCCAG AAACTGAGCCCTGAGGAACTGGCAGGGCTGAAGGCCTCCTTGGCGCACCACTTCATGGCAGGACCGGGCAAGGCCAGCGGGGTGACCTGCCTCTACTTCGTGGAGGAGGGACAGCG GAAGACTCCCAGCCAGGAGGGCCTGCCCCTGGAGCATGTGGCTGGGGACCGGTGCATCCACGAGGACCTGCTGGGGTTGACTTTCCGGATCTCTCCTCACGCCTTCTTCCAG GTGAATACCCCAGCAGCCGAGGTGCTCTACACCGTCATCCAGGACTGGGCCCAGCTTGACACAGGGAGCACGGTGCTAGACGTGTGCTGCGGCACTGGCACCATTGGCCTGGCCCTGGCCCGG AAGGTGAAGAGAGTCGTGGGGATTGAGCTGTGCCAGGAGGCCGTGGAGGATGCCCGGGTGAACGCCCGCGACAATG AGCTGAGCAACGTTGAGTTCCACTGTGGGAGGGCTGAGGACTTGGTGCCCACCCTGGTGAGCAGACTGGCCTCCCAGCAGCTCGTTGCTGTCCTGGACCCACCCCGCGCCGGCCTGC ATTCCAAAGTGATCCTGGCCGTCCGCAGAGCTGAGAATCTCAAGCGGCTCCTGTACGTCTCCTGCAACCCCCGGGCGGCCATGAGCAACTTTGTGGA CCTCTGCAGGGCCCCGTCTAACCGGGTGAAAGGCACTCCCTTCCGGCCTGTCAAGGCTGTAGCCGTGGATCTGTTCCCACAGACCTCGCATTGTGAGATGCTCATCCTATTTGAGAGAGTGGAGCAATCCAATGGCTCAGGGGCCCCGGAGCCCCAGGATTCTACAGCCCAGCCCCCACCAGGGCCCCCAGATGACACCCTGCAGGGAAGCGGGGTCTCCCCCTCTCCCTAG